In Oryzias latipes chromosome 15, ASM223467v1, the following proteins share a genomic window:
- the LOC101162780 gene encoding LIM domain-binding protein 1 isoform X7 produces MSVGGCACPGCSSKSFKLYSPKEPPNGGNFPPFHPGAMLDRDVGPTPMYPPSYMEPGMGRPTPYGNQTDYRIYELNKRLQNWTEDCDNLWWDAFTTEFFEDDAMLTITFCLEDGPKRYTIGRTLIPRYFRSIFEGGATELFYVLKHPKESFHSNFVSLDCDQCTMVTQNGKPMFTQVCVEGRLYLEFMFDDMMRIKTWHFSIRQHREVLPRSILAMHDPQMLDQLSKNITRCGLSNSTLNYLRLCVILEPMQELMSRHKTYSLSPRDCLKTCLFQKWQRMVAPPAEPARQAPNKRRKRKVSGGSTVSSGGANNNNSNSKKKSPGNSFSLSSQDLVGTKTCTVPELEDRS; encoded by the exons ATGTCTGTTGGAGGTTGTGCTTGTCCCG GCTGTTCGTCAAAGTCATTCAAGCTGTACTCTCCCAAGGAGCCACCCAACGGCGGCAACTTTCCCCCCTTCCACCCAGGCGCTATGCTGGACAGAGATGTGGG gcCAACACCCATGTACCCGCCCTCATACATGGAGCCTGGAATGGG GAGACCCACGCCGTACGGGAACCAGACAGATTACCGGATATACGAGCTGAATAAACGACTACAGAACTGGACAGAG GACTGCGACAATCTCTGGTGGGACGCGTTCACCACCGAGTTCTTTGAAGACGATGCCATGCTCACCATCACCTTCTGTTTAGAAGACGGTCCAAAACGATACA CAATCGGCAGGACGTTGATTCCTCGATACTTCAGGAGTATTTTTGAGGGAGGCGCCACCGAGCTCTTCTATGTTTTGAAGCATCCTAAAGAGTCCTTCCATAGTAACTTTGTGTCCCTGGACTGTGACCAGTGCACCATGGTGACCCAGAACGGCAAACCCATGTTCACACAG GTGTGCGTCGAAGGCCGCTTGTACTTAGAGTTCATGTTTGATGACATGATGAGGATCAAAACGTGGCACTTCAGCATCAGACAACACAGAGAAGTCCTGCCCAGGAGCATTTTGGCGATGCAT GATCCCCAGATGCTCGATCAGCTGTCTAAAAATATCACCAGATGTGGACTCTCCAACTCGACGCTCAACTACCTCCGT CTATGTGTGATTTTGGAGCCGATGCAGGAGTTGATGTCGCGACACAAGACTTACAGTTTAAGCCCCAGAGACTGTCTGAAGACCTGCCTTTTTCAAAAGTGGCAAAGGATGGTAGCACCTCCAG CTGAACCGGCCAGGCAAGCTCCGAACAAACGTCGGAAAAGAAAGGTGTCCGGGGGCAGCACTGTGAGCTCAGGCGGggccaacaacaacaacagcaacagcaagAAGAAAAGCCCAGGCAACAGTTTTTCACTCTCCAGCCAG gACCTGGTTGGAACAAAAACCTGTACAGTGCCGGAGCTTGAGGACCGAAGTTGA
- the LOC101162780 gene encoding LIM domain-binding protein 1 isoform X6: MSVGGCACPGCSSKSFKLYSPKEPPNGGNFPPFHPGAMLDRDVGPTPMYPPSYMEPGMGRPTPYGNQTDYRIYELNKRLQNWTEDCDNLWWDAFTTEFFEDDAMLTITFCLEDGPKRYTIGRTLIPRYFRSIFEGGATELFYVLKHPKESFHSNFVSLDCDQCTMVTQNGKPMFTQVCVEGRLYLEFMFDDMMRIKTWHFSIRQHREVLPRSILAMHDPQMLDQLSKNITRCGLSNSTLNYLRLCVILEPMQELMSRHKTYSLSPRDCLKTCLFQKWQRMVAPPAEPARQAPNKRRKRKVSGGSTVSSGGANNNNSNSKKKSPGNSFSLSSQVPDLVGTKTCTVPELEDRS; this comes from the exons ATGTCTGTTGGAGGTTGTGCTTGTCCCG GCTGTTCGTCAAAGTCATTCAAGCTGTACTCTCCCAAGGAGCCACCCAACGGCGGCAACTTTCCCCCCTTCCACCCAGGCGCTATGCTGGACAGAGATGTGGG gcCAACACCCATGTACCCGCCCTCATACATGGAGCCTGGAATGGG GAGACCCACGCCGTACGGGAACCAGACAGATTACCGGATATACGAGCTGAATAAACGACTACAGAACTGGACAGAG GACTGCGACAATCTCTGGTGGGACGCGTTCACCACCGAGTTCTTTGAAGACGATGCCATGCTCACCATCACCTTCTGTTTAGAAGACGGTCCAAAACGATACA CAATCGGCAGGACGTTGATTCCTCGATACTTCAGGAGTATTTTTGAGGGAGGCGCCACCGAGCTCTTCTATGTTTTGAAGCATCCTAAAGAGTCCTTCCATAGTAACTTTGTGTCCCTGGACTGTGACCAGTGCACCATGGTGACCCAGAACGGCAAACCCATGTTCACACAG GTGTGCGTCGAAGGCCGCTTGTACTTAGAGTTCATGTTTGATGACATGATGAGGATCAAAACGTGGCACTTCAGCATCAGACAACACAGAGAAGTCCTGCCCAGGAGCATTTTGGCGATGCAT GATCCCCAGATGCTCGATCAGCTGTCTAAAAATATCACCAGATGTGGACTCTCCAACTCGACGCTCAACTACCTCCGT CTATGTGTGATTTTGGAGCCGATGCAGGAGTTGATGTCGCGACACAAGACTTACAGTTTAAGCCCCAGAGACTGTCTGAAGACCTGCCTTTTTCAAAAGTGGCAAAGGATGGTAGCACCTCCAG CTGAACCGGCCAGGCAAGCTCCGAACAAACGTCGGAAAAGAAAGGTGTCCGGGGGCAGCACTGTGAGCTCAGGCGGggccaacaacaacaacagcaacagcaagAAGAAAAGCCCAGGCAACAGTTTTTCACTCTCCAGCCAGGTACCT gACCTGGTTGGAACAAAAACCTGTACAGTGCCGGAGCTTGAGGACCGAAGTTGA
- the LOC101162780 gene encoding LIM domain-binding protein 1-A isoform X1 has product MSVGGCACPGCSSKSFKLYSPKEPPNGGNFPPFHPGAMLDRDVGPTPMYPPSYMEPGMGRPTPYGNQTDYRIYELNKRLQNWTEDCDNLWWDAFTTEFFEDDAMLTITFCLEDGPKRYTIGRTLIPRYFRSIFEGGATELFYVLKHPKESFHSNFVSLDCDQCTMVTQNGKPMFTQVCVEGRLYLEFMFDDMMRIKTWHFSIRQHREVLPRSILAMHDPQMLDQLSKNITRCGLSNSTLNYLRLCVILEPMQELMSRHKTYSLSPRDCLKTCLFQKWQRMVAPPGNAHIQGYFLYKKKGGFVAVSLVPQISSFLSVPAAEPARQAPNKRRKRKVSGGSTVSSGGANNNNSNSKKKSPGNSFSLSSQVPDVMMVGEPTLMGGEFGDEDERLITRLENTQFDGANGLEDEDSFNSSPALGAHSPWNGKAPSSQESKNDNSQSSQ; this is encoded by the exons ATGTCTGTTGGAGGTTGTGCTTGTCCCG GCTGTTCGTCAAAGTCATTCAAGCTGTACTCTCCCAAGGAGCCACCCAACGGCGGCAACTTTCCCCCCTTCCACCCAGGCGCTATGCTGGACAGAGATGTGGG gcCAACACCCATGTACCCGCCCTCATACATGGAGCCTGGAATGGG GAGACCCACGCCGTACGGGAACCAGACAGATTACCGGATATACGAGCTGAATAAACGACTACAGAACTGGACAGAG GACTGCGACAATCTCTGGTGGGACGCGTTCACCACCGAGTTCTTTGAAGACGATGCCATGCTCACCATCACCTTCTGTTTAGAAGACGGTCCAAAACGATACA CAATCGGCAGGACGTTGATTCCTCGATACTTCAGGAGTATTTTTGAGGGAGGCGCCACCGAGCTCTTCTATGTTTTGAAGCATCCTAAAGAGTCCTTCCATAGTAACTTTGTGTCCCTGGACTGTGACCAGTGCACCATGGTGACCCAGAACGGCAAACCCATGTTCACACAG GTGTGCGTCGAAGGCCGCTTGTACTTAGAGTTCATGTTTGATGACATGATGAGGATCAAAACGTGGCACTTCAGCATCAGACAACACAGAGAAGTCCTGCCCAGGAGCATTTTGGCGATGCAT GATCCCCAGATGCTCGATCAGCTGTCTAAAAATATCACCAGATGTGGACTCTCCAACTCGACGCTCAACTACCTCCGT CTATGTGTGATTTTGGAGCCGATGCAGGAGTTGATGTCGCGACACAAGACTTACAGTTTAAGCCCCAGAGACTGTCTGAAGACCTGCCTTTTTCAAAAGTGGCAAAGGATGGTAGCACCTCCAGGTAATGCCCATATTCAGGgctattttctttataaaaaaaagggaggcTTTGTTGCAGTTTCTCTAGTTCCTCAAATCTCGTCATTTCTCTCTGTACCTGCAGCTGAACCGGCCAGGCAAGCTCCGAACAAACGTCGGAAAAGAAAGGTGTCCGGGGGCAGCACTGTGAGCTCAGGCGGggccaacaacaacaacagcaacagcaagAAGAAAAGCCCAGGCAACAGTTTTTCACTCTCCAGCCAGGTACCT GATGTGATGATGGTGGGAGAGCCCACTCTGATGGGAGGGGAGTTTGGTGACGAGGACGAGCGTCTGATTACGCGGCTGGAGAACACGCAGTTCGATGGGGCGAACGGACTGGAGGATGAGGACAGTTTCAACAGCTCGCCTGCACTGGGGGCTCACTCGCCCTGGAACGGCAAAGCCCCCTCCAGTCAGGAGAGCAAGAATGACAACTCCCAGTCATCCCAGTAA
- the LOC101162780 gene encoding LIM domain-binding protein 1-A isoform X4, whose translation MSVGGCACPGCSSKSFKLYSPKEPPNGGNFPPFHPGAMLDRDVGPTPMYPPSYMEPGMGRPTPYGNQTDYRIYELNKRLQNWTEDCDNLWWDAFTTEFFEDDAMLTITFCLEDGPKRYTIGRTLIPRYFRSIFEGGATELFYVLKHPKESFHSNFVSLDCDQCTMVTQNGKPMFTQVCVEGRLYLEFMFDDMMRIKTWHFSIRQHREVLPRSILAMHDPQMLDQLSKNITRCGLSNSTLNYLRLCVILEPMQELMSRHKTYSLSPRDCLKTCLFQKWQRMVAPPAEPARQAPNKRRKRKVSGGSTVSSGGANNNNSNSKKKSPGNSFSLSSQDVMMVGEPTLMGGEFGDEDERLITRLENTQFDGANGLEDEDSFNSSPALGAHSPWNGKAPSSQESKNDNSQSSQ comes from the exons ATGTCTGTTGGAGGTTGTGCTTGTCCCG GCTGTTCGTCAAAGTCATTCAAGCTGTACTCTCCCAAGGAGCCACCCAACGGCGGCAACTTTCCCCCCTTCCACCCAGGCGCTATGCTGGACAGAGATGTGGG gcCAACACCCATGTACCCGCCCTCATACATGGAGCCTGGAATGGG GAGACCCACGCCGTACGGGAACCAGACAGATTACCGGATATACGAGCTGAATAAACGACTACAGAACTGGACAGAG GACTGCGACAATCTCTGGTGGGACGCGTTCACCACCGAGTTCTTTGAAGACGATGCCATGCTCACCATCACCTTCTGTTTAGAAGACGGTCCAAAACGATACA CAATCGGCAGGACGTTGATTCCTCGATACTTCAGGAGTATTTTTGAGGGAGGCGCCACCGAGCTCTTCTATGTTTTGAAGCATCCTAAAGAGTCCTTCCATAGTAACTTTGTGTCCCTGGACTGTGACCAGTGCACCATGGTGACCCAGAACGGCAAACCCATGTTCACACAG GTGTGCGTCGAAGGCCGCTTGTACTTAGAGTTCATGTTTGATGACATGATGAGGATCAAAACGTGGCACTTCAGCATCAGACAACACAGAGAAGTCCTGCCCAGGAGCATTTTGGCGATGCAT GATCCCCAGATGCTCGATCAGCTGTCTAAAAATATCACCAGATGTGGACTCTCCAACTCGACGCTCAACTACCTCCGT CTATGTGTGATTTTGGAGCCGATGCAGGAGTTGATGTCGCGACACAAGACTTACAGTTTAAGCCCCAGAGACTGTCTGAAGACCTGCCTTTTTCAAAAGTGGCAAAGGATGGTAGCACCTCCAG CTGAACCGGCCAGGCAAGCTCCGAACAAACGTCGGAAAAGAAAGGTGTCCGGGGGCAGCACTGTGAGCTCAGGCGGggccaacaacaacaacagcaacagcaagAAGAAAAGCCCAGGCAACAGTTTTTCACTCTCCAGCCAG GATGTGATGATGGTGGGAGAGCCCACTCTGATGGGAGGGGAGTTTGGTGACGAGGACGAGCGTCTGATTACGCGGCTGGAGAACACGCAGTTCGATGGGGCGAACGGACTGGAGGATGAGGACAGTTTCAACAGCTCGCCTGCACTGGGGGCTCACTCGCCCTGGAACGGCAAAGCCCCCTCCAGTCAGGAGAGCAAGAATGACAACTCCCAGTCATCCCAGTAA
- the LOC101162780 gene encoding LIM domain-binding protein 1-A isoform X5, whose product MLDRDVGPTPMYPPSYMEPGMGRPTPYGNQTDYRIYELNKRLQNWTEDCDNLWWDAFTTEFFEDDAMLTITFCLEDGPKRYTIGRTLIPRYFRSIFEGGATELFYVLKHPKESFHSNFVSLDCDQCTMVTQNGKPMFTQVCVEGRLYLEFMFDDMMRIKTWHFSIRQHREVLPRSILAMHDPQMLDQLSKNITRCGLSNSTLNYLRLCVILEPMQELMSRHKTYSLSPRDCLKTCLFQKWQRMVAPPGNAHIQGYFLYKKKGGFVAVSLVPQISSFLSVPAAEPARQAPNKRRKRKVSGGSTVSSGGANNNNSNSKKKSPGNSFSLSSQVPDVMMVGEPTLMGGEFGDEDERLITRLENTQFDGANGLEDEDSFNSSPALGAHSPWNGKAPSSQESKNDNSQSSQ is encoded by the exons ATGCTGGACAGAGATGTGGG gcCAACACCCATGTACCCGCCCTCATACATGGAGCCTGGAATGGG GAGACCCACGCCGTACGGGAACCAGACAGATTACCGGATATACGAGCTGAATAAACGACTACAGAACTGGACAGAG GACTGCGACAATCTCTGGTGGGACGCGTTCACCACCGAGTTCTTTGAAGACGATGCCATGCTCACCATCACCTTCTGTTTAGAAGACGGTCCAAAACGATACA CAATCGGCAGGACGTTGATTCCTCGATACTTCAGGAGTATTTTTGAGGGAGGCGCCACCGAGCTCTTCTATGTTTTGAAGCATCCTAAAGAGTCCTTCCATAGTAACTTTGTGTCCCTGGACTGTGACCAGTGCACCATGGTGACCCAGAACGGCAAACCCATGTTCACACAG GTGTGCGTCGAAGGCCGCTTGTACTTAGAGTTCATGTTTGATGACATGATGAGGATCAAAACGTGGCACTTCAGCATCAGACAACACAGAGAAGTCCTGCCCAGGAGCATTTTGGCGATGCAT GATCCCCAGATGCTCGATCAGCTGTCTAAAAATATCACCAGATGTGGACTCTCCAACTCGACGCTCAACTACCTCCGT CTATGTGTGATTTTGGAGCCGATGCAGGAGTTGATGTCGCGACACAAGACTTACAGTTTAAGCCCCAGAGACTGTCTGAAGACCTGCCTTTTTCAAAAGTGGCAAAGGATGGTAGCACCTCCAGGTAATGCCCATATTCAGGgctattttctttataaaaaaaagggaggcTTTGTTGCAGTTTCTCTAGTTCCTCAAATCTCGTCATTTCTCTCTGTACCTGCAGCTGAACCGGCCAGGCAAGCTCCGAACAAACGTCGGAAAAGAAAGGTGTCCGGGGGCAGCACTGTGAGCTCAGGCGGggccaacaacaacaacagcaacagcaagAAGAAAAGCCCAGGCAACAGTTTTTCACTCTCCAGCCAGGTACCT GATGTGATGATGGTGGGAGAGCCCACTCTGATGGGAGGGGAGTTTGGTGACGAGGACGAGCGTCTGATTACGCGGCTGGAGAACACGCAGTTCGATGGGGCGAACGGACTGGAGGATGAGGACAGTTTCAACAGCTCGCCTGCACTGGGGGCTCACTCGCCCTGGAACGGCAAAGCCCCCTCCAGTCAGGAGAGCAAGAATGACAACTCCCAGTCATCCCAGTAA
- the LOC101162780 gene encoding LIM domain-binding protein 1-A isoform X2 encodes MSVGGCACPGCSSKSFKLYSPKEPPNGGNFPPFHPGAMLDRDVGPTPMYPPSYMEPGMGRPTPYGNQTDYRIYELNKRLQNWTEDCDNLWWDAFTTEFFEDDAMLTITFCLEDGPKRYTIGRTLIPRYFRSIFEGGATELFYVLKHPKESFHSNFVSLDCDQCTMVTQNGKPMFTQVCVEGRLYLEFMFDDMMRIKTWHFSIRQHREVLPRSILAMHDPQMLDQLSKNITRCGLSNSTLNYLRLCVILEPMQELMSRHKTYSLSPRDCLKTCLFQKWQRMVAPPGNAHIQGYFLYKKKGGFVAVSLVPQISSFLSVPAAEPARQAPNKRRKRKVSGGSTVSSGGANNNNSNSKKKSPGNSFSLSSQDVMMVGEPTLMGGEFGDEDERLITRLENTQFDGANGLEDEDSFNSSPALGAHSPWNGKAPSSQESKNDNSQSSQ; translated from the exons ATGTCTGTTGGAGGTTGTGCTTGTCCCG GCTGTTCGTCAAAGTCATTCAAGCTGTACTCTCCCAAGGAGCCACCCAACGGCGGCAACTTTCCCCCCTTCCACCCAGGCGCTATGCTGGACAGAGATGTGGG gcCAACACCCATGTACCCGCCCTCATACATGGAGCCTGGAATGGG GAGACCCACGCCGTACGGGAACCAGACAGATTACCGGATATACGAGCTGAATAAACGACTACAGAACTGGACAGAG GACTGCGACAATCTCTGGTGGGACGCGTTCACCACCGAGTTCTTTGAAGACGATGCCATGCTCACCATCACCTTCTGTTTAGAAGACGGTCCAAAACGATACA CAATCGGCAGGACGTTGATTCCTCGATACTTCAGGAGTATTTTTGAGGGAGGCGCCACCGAGCTCTTCTATGTTTTGAAGCATCCTAAAGAGTCCTTCCATAGTAACTTTGTGTCCCTGGACTGTGACCAGTGCACCATGGTGACCCAGAACGGCAAACCCATGTTCACACAG GTGTGCGTCGAAGGCCGCTTGTACTTAGAGTTCATGTTTGATGACATGATGAGGATCAAAACGTGGCACTTCAGCATCAGACAACACAGAGAAGTCCTGCCCAGGAGCATTTTGGCGATGCAT GATCCCCAGATGCTCGATCAGCTGTCTAAAAATATCACCAGATGTGGACTCTCCAACTCGACGCTCAACTACCTCCGT CTATGTGTGATTTTGGAGCCGATGCAGGAGTTGATGTCGCGACACAAGACTTACAGTTTAAGCCCCAGAGACTGTCTGAAGACCTGCCTTTTTCAAAAGTGGCAAAGGATGGTAGCACCTCCAGGTAATGCCCATATTCAGGgctattttctttataaaaaaaagggaggcTTTGTTGCAGTTTCTCTAGTTCCTCAAATCTCGTCATTTCTCTCTGTACCTGCAGCTGAACCGGCCAGGCAAGCTCCGAACAAACGTCGGAAAAGAAAGGTGTCCGGGGGCAGCACTGTGAGCTCAGGCGGggccaacaacaacaacagcaacagcaagAAGAAAAGCCCAGGCAACAGTTTTTCACTCTCCAGCCAG GATGTGATGATGGTGGGAGAGCCCACTCTGATGGGAGGGGAGTTTGGTGACGAGGACGAGCGTCTGATTACGCGGCTGGAGAACACGCAGTTCGATGGGGCGAACGGACTGGAGGATGAGGACAGTTTCAACAGCTCGCCTGCACTGGGGGCTCACTCGCCCTGGAACGGCAAAGCCCCCTCCAGTCAGGAGAGCAAGAATGACAACTCCCAGTCATCCCAGTAA
- the LOC101162780 gene encoding LIM domain-binding protein 1-A isoform X3, producing the protein MSVGGCACPGCSSKSFKLYSPKEPPNGGNFPPFHPGAMLDRDVGPTPMYPPSYMEPGMGRPTPYGNQTDYRIYELNKRLQNWTEDCDNLWWDAFTTEFFEDDAMLTITFCLEDGPKRYTIGRTLIPRYFRSIFEGGATELFYVLKHPKESFHSNFVSLDCDQCTMVTQNGKPMFTQVCVEGRLYLEFMFDDMMRIKTWHFSIRQHREVLPRSILAMHDPQMLDQLSKNITRCGLSNSTLNYLRLCVILEPMQELMSRHKTYSLSPRDCLKTCLFQKWQRMVAPPAEPARQAPNKRRKRKVSGGSTVSSGGANNNNSNSKKKSPGNSFSLSSQVPDVMMVGEPTLMGGEFGDEDERLITRLENTQFDGANGLEDEDSFNSSPALGAHSPWNGKAPSSQESKNDNSQSSQ; encoded by the exons ATGTCTGTTGGAGGTTGTGCTTGTCCCG GCTGTTCGTCAAAGTCATTCAAGCTGTACTCTCCCAAGGAGCCACCCAACGGCGGCAACTTTCCCCCCTTCCACCCAGGCGCTATGCTGGACAGAGATGTGGG gcCAACACCCATGTACCCGCCCTCATACATGGAGCCTGGAATGGG GAGACCCACGCCGTACGGGAACCAGACAGATTACCGGATATACGAGCTGAATAAACGACTACAGAACTGGACAGAG GACTGCGACAATCTCTGGTGGGACGCGTTCACCACCGAGTTCTTTGAAGACGATGCCATGCTCACCATCACCTTCTGTTTAGAAGACGGTCCAAAACGATACA CAATCGGCAGGACGTTGATTCCTCGATACTTCAGGAGTATTTTTGAGGGAGGCGCCACCGAGCTCTTCTATGTTTTGAAGCATCCTAAAGAGTCCTTCCATAGTAACTTTGTGTCCCTGGACTGTGACCAGTGCACCATGGTGACCCAGAACGGCAAACCCATGTTCACACAG GTGTGCGTCGAAGGCCGCTTGTACTTAGAGTTCATGTTTGATGACATGATGAGGATCAAAACGTGGCACTTCAGCATCAGACAACACAGAGAAGTCCTGCCCAGGAGCATTTTGGCGATGCAT GATCCCCAGATGCTCGATCAGCTGTCTAAAAATATCACCAGATGTGGACTCTCCAACTCGACGCTCAACTACCTCCGT CTATGTGTGATTTTGGAGCCGATGCAGGAGTTGATGTCGCGACACAAGACTTACAGTTTAAGCCCCAGAGACTGTCTGAAGACCTGCCTTTTTCAAAAGTGGCAAAGGATGGTAGCACCTCCAG CTGAACCGGCCAGGCAAGCTCCGAACAAACGTCGGAAAAGAAAGGTGTCCGGGGGCAGCACTGTGAGCTCAGGCGGggccaacaacaacaacagcaacagcaagAAGAAAAGCCCAGGCAACAGTTTTTCACTCTCCAGCCAGGTACCT GATGTGATGATGGTGGGAGAGCCCACTCTGATGGGAGGGGAGTTTGGTGACGAGGACGAGCGTCTGATTACGCGGCTGGAGAACACGCAGTTCGATGGGGCGAACGGACTGGAGGATGAGGACAGTTTCAACAGCTCGCCTGCACTGGGGGCTCACTCGCCCTGGAACGGCAAAGCCCCCTCCAGTCAGGAGAGCAAGAATGACAACTCCCAGTCATCCCAGTAA